From one Salinibacterium hongtaonis genomic stretch:
- a CDS encoding acyl-CoA dehydrogenase codes for MTNYTPPLSDLAFALEHVVGYRDVAQLPGFEHADFDTVVEVLAECGEFMAGVIAPTNRVGDLEGAQRQPDGTVKTPTGFKEAYKQFVDSGWSGVALSEEFGGGGFPRTVGLGIQEFMLASNMAFSLCPLLTHGAIDALMHYGSPEQKQRYLPKMISGEWTGTMNLTEPQAGSDVGALTTRAVPNGDGTYAITGQKIFITWGDHDVADQIVHLVLARTPGAPEGTRGISCFIVPKVMVNDDESLGERNGVETVSLEHKMGIHGSPTCVLAYENATGYLIGEENKGMRIMFVMMNSARLSVGMQGLAVADRAYQQSVQYAKDRIQGKAIGVTGRDSAIIEFPDVRRMLMTQKAYLAGLRRLLLLTAVHTDISTNSPDEATRVRSDEIVGLLTPIAKSFGTDLGNELTSLAVQIHGGMGFIEETGVAQHYRDIRIAAIYEGTNGIQAADLVGRKMPVRGGSSFLEFIASMREIEPLLAEAGDEFASIREELARQFTALEKATGWMLRTGMSDPNAVLAGSTPYQRMWGVVTAGWLLAKGALAASKLPNAERAADELAVARFYAEQLLPQSSGLLSAATAGARDLFALSEDKF; via the coding sequence GTGACCAACTACACACCACCTCTGTCTGATCTCGCTTTTGCCCTCGAGCACGTCGTGGGATACCGAGATGTCGCCCAGCTCCCCGGCTTCGAGCACGCCGACTTCGACACTGTCGTCGAGGTCCTTGCCGAGTGTGGGGAGTTCATGGCCGGGGTTATCGCCCCGACCAACCGCGTTGGAGACCTCGAAGGAGCCCAACGCCAGCCCGACGGCACCGTCAAGACCCCGACGGGGTTCAAGGAGGCCTACAAACAGTTCGTCGACTCCGGGTGGAGCGGCGTTGCCCTCTCGGAGGAGTTCGGCGGCGGCGGATTCCCCCGCACAGTGGGGCTCGGCATCCAGGAGTTCATGCTCGCCTCCAACATGGCGTTCTCTCTGTGCCCGCTGCTCACGCACGGCGCGATCGACGCGCTCATGCACTACGGCAGCCCCGAGCAGAAGCAGCGTTACCTGCCCAAGATGATCAGCGGCGAGTGGACGGGCACCATGAACCTCACGGAGCCGCAGGCTGGCTCCGATGTTGGGGCGCTCACCACCCGTGCCGTGCCCAACGGTGACGGCACGTATGCGATCACCGGCCAGAAGATCTTCATCACCTGGGGCGACCACGACGTCGCCGACCAGATTGTGCACCTCGTGCTCGCCCGCACCCCGGGTGCGCCCGAGGGAACCAGGGGCATTTCGTGCTTCATTGTGCCCAAGGTCATGGTCAACGACGACGAGTCGCTCGGTGAGCGCAATGGCGTCGAGACCGTCTCTCTCGAACACAAGATGGGCATCCACGGCTCCCCAACCTGCGTTCTGGCGTACGAGAACGCCACCGGTTACCTCATCGGCGAAGAGAACAAGGGAATGCGCATCATGTTCGTCATGATGAACAGCGCCCGCCTCTCGGTGGGTATGCAGGGTCTCGCCGTGGCCGACCGCGCCTACCAGCAGTCGGTGCAGTACGCGAAGGATCGCATCCAGGGCAAGGCAATCGGCGTCACGGGCCGCGACTCAGCGATCATCGAGTTCCCGGATGTTCGCCGCATGCTGATGACGCAGAAGGCCTACCTGGCTGGGCTCCGTCGTCTGCTGCTGCTCACCGCGGTGCACACCGACATCAGCACGAACTCGCCCGACGAGGCGACCCGCGTGCGCTCAGACGAAATAGTGGGGCTGCTCACGCCGATCGCCAAATCGTTCGGCACCGATCTCGGCAACGAACTCACCTCGCTCGCGGTGCAGATCCACGGCGGCATGGGCTTTATCGAGGAGACGGGTGTGGCGCAGCACTACCGCGACATTCGTATCGCGGCGATCTATGAGGGCACCAACGGTATCCAGGCCGCAGACCTTGTCGGTCGCAAGATGCCCGTGCGTGGCGGGTCGTCGTTCCTCGAGTTCATTGCCAGCATGCGCGAGATCGAGCCGCTTCTGGCGGAGGCCGGCGACGAGTTTGCCTCTATTCGCGAGGAGCTTGCTCGTCAGTTCACGGCACTGGAGAAGGCCACCGGATGGATGCTGCGCACCGGCATGTCAGACCCCAACGCGGTGCTCGCGGGTTCGACGCCGTACCAGCGCATGTGGGGCGTCGTCACGGCGGGCTGGCTGCTGGCTAAGGGTGCGCTCGCCGCGAGCAAGCTCCCCAACGCCGAGCGGGCGGCAGACGAGCTCGCGGTTGCGCGCTTCTACGCCGAGCAGCTTCTGCCGCAGTCGAGCGGACTGCTGAGTGCCGCTACGGCGGGCGCTCGCGACCTGTTCGCGCTGAGCGAGGACAAGTTCTAA
- the prfB gene encoding peptide chain release factor 2 produces the protein MDELDISAQVATLRATFTEITAVVDVDRLTADIATLSEQAGVPDLWDDPAAAQKVTSALSHRQAELAKIKGLKQRLDDIEIMVELANEEGDADAAAEVHKELRDIQRVLGELEVQTLLNGEWDSRAAVMTIRSGAGGVDAADFAEMLQRMYLRYAEKAGIPARVLDTSYAEEAGIKSTTIEFDAPYAFGKLSVEAGTHRLVRMSPFGAAGKRQTSFAAVEVIPLMEETESIEIPENEIRVDVFRSSGPGGQSVNTTDSAVRLTHIPTGIVVSMQNEKSQIQNRAAAMRVLQSRLLLVQKEQEAAQKKELAGTITASWGDQMRSYVLAPYQMVKDLRTEYEVGNPSNVFDGDLDGFITAGIRWRKRAVES, from the coding sequence ATGGATGAGCTTGATATCTCCGCGCAGGTCGCGACCCTTCGTGCCACGTTTACCGAAATCACGGCGGTGGTCGACGTCGATCGGCTCACAGCGGATATCGCCACTCTCAGCGAGCAGGCCGGTGTTCCCGATCTGTGGGACGACCCCGCCGCTGCGCAAAAGGTGACGAGCGCGCTCAGTCACCGCCAGGCAGAGCTGGCCAAGATCAAGGGCCTCAAGCAGCGCCTCGACGACATCGAGATCATGGTCGAACTCGCCAACGAAGAAGGCGATGCGGATGCCGCGGCCGAGGTCCACAAAGAGCTTCGCGACATTCAGCGGGTGCTCGGCGAGCTTGAGGTGCAGACGCTGCTCAACGGCGAGTGGGATTCCCGTGCTGCCGTGATGACCATCCGCTCCGGTGCCGGGGGCGTCGACGCCGCCGACTTCGCCGAGATGCTGCAGCGCATGTACCTCCGCTACGCCGAGAAGGCTGGCATTCCCGCACGCGTGCTCGACACGAGCTATGCGGAGGAGGCGGGAATCAAGTCGACCACGATCGAATTCGATGCTCCCTACGCCTTCGGCAAGCTGAGCGTCGAGGCGGGAACACACCGACTCGTTCGCATGTCCCCGTTCGGGGCGGCGGGCAAGCGCCAGACGAGCTTTGCGGCGGTCGAGGTGATTCCCCTCATGGAGGAGACGGAGTCGATCGAGATCCCCGAGAACGAGATTCGGGTGGATGTGTTCCGCTCAAGTGGCCCTGGCGGGCAGTCGGTCAACACGACAGACTCCGCTGTTCGCCTCACACACATCCCGACCGGCATCGTCGTGTCGATGCAGAACGAGAAGAGCCAGATCCAGAACCGGGCCGCTGCGATGCGCGTGCTGCAGTCGCGTCTTCTGCTCGTGCAGAAGGAGCAGGAGGCGGCTCAGAAGAAGGAGCTCGCGGGCACCATCACGGCGAGCTGGGGCGACCAGATGCGCAGCTATGTGCTCGCGCCCTACCAAATGGTCAAGGACCTGCGCACCGAATACGAGGTGGGAAACCCCTCCAATGTGTTTGATGGCGACCTCGACGGATTTATCACGGCGGGCATCCGCTGGCGCAAGCGCGCGGTCGAAAGCTAG
- the ftsE gene encoding cell division ATP-binding protein FtsE → MIRFDQVTKLYAGTTRPALNSVTLEIQRGEFVFLVGASGSGKSSFLRLILKEENPTKGEIHVLGHNVGRLSSRKVPYFRRNLGVVFQDFRLLPQKTVFDNVAFSLQVIGKSKGFIQEAVPDVLKMVGLAGKTSRYPHELSGGEQQRVAIARAIVNRPALLLADEPTGNLDPATSAGIMTLLERISQSGTTVIMATHDAGIVDQMKRRVIELVGGQIVRDERQGGYLTQAIPVQKTAQASNQGESL, encoded by the coding sequence ATGATTCGATTTGATCAGGTAACTAAGCTCTACGCCGGCACCACGAGGCCCGCCCTCAACTCGGTGACCCTCGAAATTCAGCGGGGGGAGTTCGTATTTCTTGTCGGCGCATCCGGCAGCGGCAAGTCGAGCTTTTTGCGCCTCATCCTTAAAGAGGAGAACCCGACCAAGGGCGAGATTCACGTTCTCGGACACAACGTCGGCCGGCTCTCGAGCCGCAAGGTTCCCTACTTTCGCCGCAATCTCGGTGTGGTCTTTCAGGACTTCCGACTTTTGCCCCAGAAGACGGTGTTCGACAACGTCGCCTTCTCGCTTCAGGTGATTGGCAAGTCGAAGGGCTTCATCCAGGAGGCCGTCCCCGACGTACTCAAGATGGTCGGTCTGGCGGGCAAGACCAGTCGCTACCCACACGAACTTTCTGGTGGCGAGCAGCAGCGCGTCGCCATTGCGCGCGCTATCGTCAACCGGCCCGCCCTTCTGCTCGCTGACGAGCCGACAGGAAACCTCGACCCCGCGACCAGCGCGGGCATCATGACTCTTCTTGAGCGCATCAGCCAGAGCGGAACCACCGTGATCATGGCAACCCACGATGCCGGAATCGTGGATCAGATGAAGCGCCGCGTTATTGAGCTTGTCGGCGGGCAGATCGTGCGCGACGAGCGCCAGGGTGGATACCTCACCCAGGCAATCCCGGTGCAGAAAACGGCGCAGGCCTCGAACCAGGGGGAATCGCTGTGA
- the ftsX gene encoding permease-like cell division protein FtsX, producing MRFGLIMSEVGQGLRRNFSMVVSVVLVTFISLTFVGTAILLQMQIGEMKGYWYDRAQVAVYMCTSTTASAACNLTEASQEQKDAVAAKLESAELAPLVSHVEFETHEEAYDKYIEFTDSAESNFITPEFLPETFWVNMVDPTQSDVLIETISGMPGVDEVADQRKYLDPIFDALNAASYTAIGIAALMLVAAVLLIATTIRLSAFSRRRELGIMRLVGASNRFIQTPFILEGVIAAVIGAVMAGVATVAVVQFFVQGYLADLMASTSFVGIAEALVVAPILLVVGIVLAGISANVAISRYLKV from the coding sequence GTGAGATTTGGTTTGATCATGTCGGAGGTGGGCCAGGGCCTTCGTCGCAACTTCTCGATGGTGGTTTCCGTTGTTCTGGTTACCTTCATCTCCTTGACCTTCGTGGGCACAGCCATCCTGCTTCAGATGCAGATCGGCGAAATGAAGGGCTATTGGTACGACCGCGCCCAGGTTGCGGTCTATATGTGCACGTCGACCACCGCATCCGCTGCCTGCAATCTCACCGAAGCGTCGCAGGAGCAGAAGGATGCGGTAGCCGCCAAGCTTGAATCGGCAGAGCTCGCCCCCCTCGTCTCGCACGTTGAGTTCGAGACGCATGAAGAGGCCTACGACAAGTACATCGAGTTCACCGATTCTGCCGAATCAAACTTCATCACTCCGGAGTTCTTGCCCGAGACCTTTTGGGTGAACATGGTCGACCCCACCCAGTCGGATGTGCTCATCGAGACCATCTCGGGCATGCCCGGTGTCGACGAGGTCGCCGATCAGCGCAAGTATCTCGACCCGATCTTCGACGCACTCAACGCGGCGAGTTACACGGCCATCGGAATCGCAGCCCTCATGCTCGTGGCCGCTGTGCTGCTGATTGCCACGACGATCCGCCTCAGCGCCTTTAGCCGACGGCGAGAGCTGGGGATCATGAGGCTCGTTGGTGCATCGAACCGGTTCATTCAAACCCCGTTTATTCTCGAGGGCGTGATCGCCGCGGTGATCGGCGCCGTCATGGCCGGGGTTGCCACGGTGGCTGTCGTGCAGTTCTTTGTTCAGGGGTACCTGGCAGACCTCATGGCGTCGACGTCATTCGTCGGAATCGCGGAGGCCCTCGTGGTTGCGCCGATCCTGCTGGTGGTAGGTATTGTGCTCGCCGGAATCTCGGCGAATGTGGCGATCAGCCGCTACCTCAAGGTTTAA
- the smpB gene encoding SsrA-binding protein SmpB, whose translation MPRETGQKVVATNRKARHDYLIEDTYEAGLVLSGTEVKSLRAGRASLVDGYAFIDDHGEAWLDAVHIPEYKGGSWTNHPPRRKRKLLLHKAQIVKIHNKVKQGGYTLVPLSIYFSNGRAKVDLAVAKGKREYDKRQTLRERQDNREADRAMSARKHLGE comes from the coding sequence GTGCCCAGGGAGACCGGCCAGAAGGTCGTCGCGACTAACCGAAAGGCGCGCCACGACTACCTCATCGAGGATACGTATGAGGCTGGTCTCGTGCTTTCGGGCACCGAGGTCAAGTCCCTGCGCGCTGGCCGGGCAAGCCTGGTCGATGGCTACGCCTTCATCGACGACCACGGGGAGGCGTGGCTGGATGCCGTGCATATTCCGGAGTACAAGGGCGGAAGCTGGACCAATCACCCGCCTCGCCGCAAGCGCAAGTTGCTGCTGCACAAGGCACAGATCGTAAAGATCCATAACAAGGTGAAACAGGGTGGTTACACACTCGTTCCGCTGTCGATCTACTTCAGCAACGGCCGGGCCAAGGTTGACCTCGCGGTGGCCAAGGGCAAGCGCGAGTACGACAAGCGCCAGACGCTCCGTGAACGTCAAGATAATCGCGAGGCCGACCGCGCGATGTCTGCTCGCAAGCATCTCGGCGAGTAG
- a CDS encoding MFS transporter, which translates to MTDRTWRRNVALFLSGQTVSLFGSMLVQYAVMWHLTLETKSGVVMALAAVFGFLPQAIMSIFGGVWADRVNRKMLIILADATIALTTLALALLMMFGIYDLWLIFLTLAIRSTGAGIQMPAVSALIPQITPQDQLMRVNGINGAIQSAMALLAPAVAGVLYATASLVSIFFVDVVTAVIGIGMLILVPVATIRRASDEHVPYFVDLVEGVRYVANHTFVRWLLLLFGIVFLLAAAPSYLTPLMVARTFGEEVWKLTVLELSFSVGMLLAGILIAIWAGTKNRVGMIIFTSVAFALITLVMGLTTNLYVFFALMFIFGLAVPYFSTPAMTLLQEKVEPEKQGRVFGFVGIVMAVAMPIGMGVFGPLADVVSVESLLVVAGSLMLVVVIVAVTVPAGRRAIAEASAAVPVSESAEPVDEVEADHHN; encoded by the coding sequence ATGACCGACCGAACGTGGCGCCGAAACGTTGCCCTCTTTCTCTCGGGCCAAACGGTCTCCCTTTTTGGCTCGATGCTCGTGCAGTATGCCGTGATGTGGCATCTGACGCTCGAAACGAAGTCGGGTGTCGTCATGGCGCTCGCGGCGGTGTTCGGGTTTTTGCCTCAGGCGATCATGTCCATCTTCGGCGGAGTGTGGGCCGACCGTGTGAACCGCAAGATGCTCATCATTCTGGCGGACGCCACAATTGCGCTGACCACGCTGGCTCTAGCGCTTCTCATGATGTTCGGCATCTACGACCTGTGGCTGATCTTTCTGACCCTGGCTATTCGGTCGACGGGGGCCGGAATCCAGATGCCCGCAGTATCGGCACTCATTCCGCAGATCACACCGCAAGACCAGCTCATGCGGGTCAACGGAATCAACGGCGCCATCCAATCGGCGATGGCGCTTCTTGCTCCGGCGGTTGCTGGTGTGCTCTATGCGACGGCGTCGCTGGTATCGATTTTCTTCGTTGACGTCGTTACGGCCGTGATCGGAATCGGCATGCTCATTCTGGTGCCGGTGGCCACCATCCGCCGCGCGTCCGACGAGCACGTGCCCTACTTCGTTGACCTCGTTGAAGGCGTGCGTTACGTGGCCAACCACACCTTCGTCCGCTGGCTCTTGCTGCTGTTCGGTATTGTCTTTCTGCTCGCAGCGGCGCCCTCGTATCTCACGCCGCTTATGGTGGCTCGAACGTTCGGCGAAGAGGTGTGGAAGCTCACGGTGCTCGAGCTCTCGTTCAGCGTGGGAATGCTGCTCGCCGGCATTCTCATTGCGATCTGGGCCGGCACCAAGAACCGTGTGGGAATGATCATCTTCACCTCGGTGGCCTTCGCCCTCATCACCTTGGTCATGGGCCTCACGACAAACCTCTACGTCTTCTTCGCACTCATGTTCATCTTTGGGCTCGCTGTGCCGTACTTCTCAACCCCGGCAATGACGCTGCTGCAAGAGAAGGTCGAACCCGAGAAGCAGGGCCGGGTGTTCGGCTTCGTGGGCATCGTGATGGCCGTGGCAATGCCCATTGGCATGGGCGTGTTCGGGCCGCTCGCCGATGTGGTCAGCGTCGAATCTCTCCTCGTCGTGGCAGGTTCGCTGATGCTCGTTGTCGTCATTGTGGCCGTGACGGTGCCGGCCGGCCGCCGAGCCATCGCCGAGGCCTCGGCCGCAGTGCCGGTTTCGGAGTCGGCCGAACCAGTCGACGAGGTTGAGGCTGACCACCACAACTAG
- a CDS encoding pyridoxal phosphate-dependent decarboxylase family protein, with protein MNARQQPADGALEAVLGHARRWLTVYPERAVPATGSADDAAERLGRQLAAHGAPTSEVVDRLVAAVEPGLMASGSGRFYGWVMGGTLPAALAADWLVSVWDQNAGMRDSTPGVVAAEEIAAAWILDVLSLPSDSGVGFVTGATMANFTCLAAARDAVLAERGWDVAQRGLVGSPGVRVLVGEESHGSVELALRYLGLGVPDRIGADEQGRMLPSELESAIATAPDMPTVVCLQAGNIHSGAFDPFESLVEMAHRAGAWVHVDGAFGLWAAATPTLAHLTAGLGRADSWATDAHKTLNTPYDCGIAVVSDAARMRASMGIHASYLLTASTVDPYELVPELSRRARGVPVWAALASLGRDGVAELVEGLVAAAQAIAQGLGELSGVTVLNDVVYSQVTCACASDAHTRAVFAAIIEEGVIMPSLSAWRERVVIRFSVSSWRTGPDDVVATVDAVARALSAVSSRGGEESASSPA; from the coding sequence GTGAACGCGCGGCAGCAACCCGCAGATGGCGCCCTTGAGGCTGTTCTTGGACATGCCCGGCGATGGCTCACGGTCTATCCGGAACGTGCGGTGCCAGCCACGGGAAGCGCCGACGATGCGGCGGAGCGGTTGGGCAGACAGCTCGCCGCTCACGGCGCTCCCACGTCCGAGGTTGTCGACCGGCTTGTGGCGGCCGTCGAGCCCGGCCTCATGGCGAGCGGATCCGGGCGCTTTTACGGTTGGGTCATGGGCGGAACGCTGCCTGCGGCGCTAGCCGCAGACTGGCTCGTTTCGGTCTGGGATCAAAACGCCGGAATGCGAGACTCAACTCCGGGAGTGGTTGCTGCGGAGGAGATCGCCGCGGCATGGATTCTGGATGTGCTTTCTCTGCCGTCTGACTCCGGCGTCGGATTCGTTACCGGCGCCACGATGGCCAATTTCACATGTCTTGCGGCTGCTCGGGATGCTGTGCTCGCAGAGCGCGGGTGGGATGTCGCCCAGCGTGGTCTTGTCGGGTCTCCGGGCGTCCGCGTGCTCGTGGGCGAGGAATCCCACGGCTCGGTGGAACTAGCACTTCGCTACCTTGGCCTCGGAGTTCCCGACCGCATCGGGGCCGACGAGCAGGGCAGAATGCTGCCGAGCGAGCTGGAGAGCGCCATCGCAACGGCGCCGGACATGCCGACGGTGGTGTGCCTGCAGGCGGGCAACATCCATTCCGGCGCGTTTGACCCATTCGAGTCGCTCGTTGAGATGGCACACCGGGCGGGCGCCTGGGTCCACGTTGATGGAGCCTTCGGACTCTGGGCGGCGGCCACCCCGACTCTCGCTCATCTGACGGCGGGGCTCGGACGCGCCGATTCATGGGCAACGGATGCTCATAAGACCCTGAACACCCCCTACGACTGCGGCATCGCCGTGGTGAGTGATGCCGCCAGGATGAGGGCTTCGATGGGAATTCATGCCAGCTATCTGCTCACGGCGTCGACGGTCGACCCCTACGAACTCGTGCCAGAACTCTCTCGGCGGGCGCGGGGCGTTCCCGTGTGGGCGGCGCTCGCCTCCCTGGGCCGGGATGGCGTGGCCGAGCTGGTTGAGGGGCTTGTAGCAGCGGCCCAGGCGATTGCTCAGGGGCTCGGGGAGCTTTCCGGGGTCACAGTGCTCAACGATGTTGTCTATAGCCAGGTGACATGCGCCTGCGCGAGCGATGCCCACACTCGGGCGGTCTTCGCCGCCATCATCGAGGAGGGCGTGATCATGCCGTCGCTCAGCGCCTGGCGAGAGAGGGTCGTGATCCGATTCTCCGTGAGTTCGTGGCGCACGGGTCCCGACGATGTTGTGGCCACGGTCGATGCTGTGGCCAGGGCACTCTCGGCGGTCTCATCCCGTGGTGGTGAGGAGTCGGCGTCGAGCCCGGCCTAG
- a CDS encoding IMPACT family protein, which translates to MAEFTVRGGLGARVDHEIEIKRSRFLCRIVRVDTETAARAVIEDARREHWGARHHCSAFILGSASLPSQIRRSNDDGEPSGTAGAPMLEALAGRSLIDCVAVVTRYFGGVLLGAGGLTRAYSDAVLSTIDSAKAEGRLVARERRELFALALSHTDAGRIEAELRQRGVTVLGTDYGTQAVLRVAGERAQLDPIVASATSGARQLEPLGHEWIDVDWGDTTQG; encoded by the coding sequence ATGGCGGAGTTCACAGTGCGCGGAGGGCTCGGCGCTCGAGTCGATCACGAGATCGAAATCAAGCGCTCCCGTTTTCTCTGCCGCATCGTGCGGGTTGACACCGAAACGGCGGCGAGAGCTGTGATCGAGGATGCTCGGCGCGAGCACTGGGGCGCGCGCCATCACTGCTCAGCATTCATCCTGGGTTCCGCATCGCTGCCATCGCAGATTCGCCGGTCGAACGACGACGGCGAGCCCTCGGGAACCGCAGGTGCACCCATGCTCGAGGCCCTGGCCGGCCGCTCGCTCATCGACTGTGTCGCCGTTGTCACACGCTACTTCGGAGGGGTGCTCCTCGGAGCCGGCGGCCTCACCCGCGCATATTCAGACGCGGTGCTCTCCACGATCGACAGCGCCAAGGCCGAGGGCAGGCTCGTAGCCCGCGAACGCCGAGAGCTCTTTGCACTAGCCCTCTCGCACACCGATGCCGGGCGTATCGAGGCAGAACTTCGCCAGAGAGGTGTCACGGTGTTGGGCACCGACTATGGCACGCAGGCCGTTCTTCGGGTTGCGGGAGAGCGTGCACAGCTCGACCCGATCGTGGCCTCCGCAACCTCCGGCGCACGCCAGCTCGAGCCACTCGGCCACGAATGGATCGACGTCGACTGGGGCGACACCACGCAAGGCTAG
- a CDS encoding MDR family MFS transporter: MQIDSDTAPSQSGERKGSLLLVFIGLMVAMLLSSLSQTVLSSAMPTMVGELDGVDHMLWVMTAFMLSSTIVMPIYGKLGDLMGRKSLMIGAILLFMAGSLIGALSVDMNMLIGGRVVQGLGGGGLMILSQAIIADVVPARERGKYMGVMGAVFAVSSVAGPLLGGWFTEGIGWRWTFWINMPLGLLALAAAVFLLHLPKRATTSKPKIDGWGMAFLALTTTCIVLVASWGGKDYAWDSLTIIGLIAGAVVAAVVFVLIERTTAEPIMPLHLFREANFNLTTIAGLLTSIGMFGVIGYLPTYLQMAYGSTAMEAGMLMIPMMLALLLTSIVSGALVSKHGRYKVIPIVGTFIAAGGLALLGTITPETPVWLFCIFVAVMGVGLGASMQILVLIVQNTFPNREVGTATAANNYFRQIGASLGAAVIGSLFTSRLVTELADRLPSGGGAGSTNSLTPDMVHRLPEAVQDVIALAYSSALTPLFFALVPAMVLAGVLLFFVKEKPLATTIERDVMPEAIAEGQLLITSDEPSAHDADAEADAAPHR; encoded by the coding sequence GTGCAAATAGATTCCGACACCGCTCCCTCGCAATCCGGGGAGCGTAAGGGCAGCCTCCTCCTCGTCTTCATCGGCCTCATGGTCGCCATGCTTCTGTCATCCCTGAGCCAGACCGTTCTGAGCTCGGCGATGCCCACGATGGTGGGTGAACTCGACGGGGTCGATCACATGCTGTGGGTCATGACGGCGTTCATGCTCTCCTCCACGATCGTCATGCCCATCTATGGCAAGCTAGGCGACCTCATGGGGCGCAAGAGCCTCATGATCGGGGCGATCTTGCTCTTTATGGCGGGGTCCCTCATCGGTGCCCTCTCCGTCGATATGAACATGCTCATCGGCGGTCGGGTCGTGCAGGGCCTCGGTGGCGGCGGGCTCATGATCCTGTCCCAGGCGATCATTGCCGACGTCGTGCCTGCCCGCGAGCGCGGCAAGTACATGGGCGTGATGGGCGCCGTCTTCGCCGTATCCTCCGTGGCCGGGCCGCTCCTCGGCGGCTGGTTCACCGAGGGAATCGGGTGGCGCTGGACGTTCTGGATCAACATGCCGCTGGGACTTCTCGCCCTCGCCGCCGCGGTCTTTCTGCTGCACTTGCCCAAGCGCGCCACAACATCCAAGCCCAAGATCGACGGGTGGGGCATGGCCTTCCTCGCCCTCACGACCACCTGCATCGTGCTGGTCGCCTCGTGGGGCGGCAAAGACTACGCATGGGATTCTCTTACGATCATCGGCCTGATCGCGGGTGCCGTCGTCGCCGCCGTGGTCTTTGTGTTGATCGAGCGCACGACGGCGGAGCCGATCATGCCCCTTCACCTGTTCCGCGAAGCGAACTTTAACCTCACGACCATCGCCGGACTGCTCACGAGCATCGGCATGTTCGGTGTCATCGGATATCTGCCCACCTACCTGCAGATGGCCTACGGCTCCACCGCCATGGAGGCTGGCATGCTCATGATTCCCATGATGCTCGCCCTGCTGCTCACCTCAATCGTCTCGGGCGCGCTCGTCAGCAAGCACGGGCGTTACAAGGTGATCCCCATTGTCGGCACCTTCATCGCCGCTGGCGGTCTTGCTCTGCTCGGCACGATCACGCCAGAGACCCCCGTATGGCTCTTCTGCATCTTCGTGGCGGTGATGGGAGTCGGCCTCGGCGCGAGCATGCAGATCCTGGTGCTCATCGTTCAGAACACCTTCCCTAACCGTGAGGTCGGCACTGCAACGGCGGCCAACAACTACTTCCGCCAGATCGGTGCATCACTCGGCGCTGCTGTGATCGGCAGCCTTTTCACGAGCCGACTCGTCACGGAGCTTGCCGACCGGCTTCCTTCTGGCGGCGGAGCGGGTTCCACCAACTCCCTCACCCCCGATATGGTGCACCGCTTGCCAGAGGCAGTGCAGGATGTCATCGCGCTCGCCTACAGCAGCGCCCTCACTCCCCTGTTCTTTGCCTTGGTGCCCGCCATGGTTCTCGCCGGCGTGCTGCTGTTCTTCGTCAAAGAGAAGCCGCTCGCCACGACGATTGAGCGGGATGTTATGCCCGAGGCCATTGCCGAGGGCCAGCTTCTGATCACATCGGACGAGCCGTCGGCGCATGACGCTGACGCCGAGGCTGACGCCGCTCCCCACCGCTAG
- a CDS encoding MarR family winged helix-turn-helix transcriptional regulator, which translates to MTDGRPTTTQEESDRENGIAEVEEYLGALFHRVRLTWKEAAASIHPELQPVGYRILGAVVRLRETTAYALADLLDTDKSVVSRQVRMLEEAQLVTSRADEKDGRVRVLSPTPNAIERVSAAKARQQSRLRDVLRTQPEADVRAFAGMLRLLSES; encoded by the coding sequence ATGACCGATGGCAGACCCACCACGACACAGGAGGAGAGCGATCGGGAGAACGGCATCGCCGAGGTTGAGGAATACCTCGGTGCACTGTTTCACCGCGTTCGACTGACCTGGAAGGAGGCGGCAGCCAGCATCCATCCCGAGCTCCAACCAGTGGGCTACCGCATCCTCGGCGCCGTCGTTCGCCTGCGCGAGACGACCGCCTACGCCTTGGCAGACCTCCTCGACACGGATAAGAGCGTGGTGAGCCGCCAGGTACGAATGCTCGAAGAGGCGCAGCTGGTCACCAGCCGTGCCGACGAAAAGGACGGCCGTGTGCGGGTTCTCTCGCCAACGCCCAACGCAATCGAGCGGGTTTCTGCGGCGAAAGCGCGGCAGCAGAGCAGACTCCGCGATGTGCTTCGCACTCAACCCGAGGCCGATGTGCGCGCCTTCGCCGGGATGCTGCGCCTCCTGAGTGAGTCCTAG